From Triticum aestivum cultivar Chinese Spring chromosome 4A, IWGSC CS RefSeq v2.1, whole genome shotgun sequence, a single genomic window includes:
- the LOC123088070 gene encoding methylcrotonoyl-CoA carboxylase beta chain, mitochondrial, which produces MLGRLAARRPRLGSARAAAAYRSSAAAASSSVLPDALDRSSDAYARNAAAVGGLLSDLRSRVSQVLGGGGAGAVKRNEGRGKLLPRDRIDRLLDPGASFLELSQLAGSDVYEEALPSAGIITGIGPVHGRLCMFVANDPTTKGGTYYPITVKKHLRAQEIASECKLPCIYLVDSGGANLPKQAEVFPDRDNFGRIFYNQAKMSADGIPQIAVVLGSCTAGGAYIPAMADESIIVKGNGTIFLAGPPLVKAATGEEISAEDLGGASVHCKISGVSDHFAQDEHHGLALGRNVVKNLHLAAKETSRHNSACDYQEPLYDVQELRSIAPADTKQSFDIRSIIARIVDGSEFDEFKKLYGTTLVTGFARICGQPVGIIGNNGILFTESALKGTHFIELCAQRNIPLIFLQNISGFMVGSKSEASGIAKAGAKMVMAVSCSKVPKITIIVGGSFGAGNYGMCGRAYSPNFLFMWPTARISVMGGIQAAGVLAQIEKNNRKRQGVEWTKDDEEAFKAKVVEAYDKEGSPYYSTARLWDDGIIDPADTRRVLSLCLSASAKPVPEDTKYGVFRM; this is translated from the exons ATGCTCGGCCGACTGGCCGCGCGGCGGCCCCGCCTAGGcagcgcccgcgccgccgctgcctaCCGCTCCTCGGCGGCGGCAGCCTCCTCCTCGGTCCTGCCCGACGCGCTCGACCGGAGCTCCGACGCCTACGCCCGcaacgccgccgccgtcggcggccTCCTCTCCGACCTGCGCTCCCGCGTCTCCCag GTgctgggcggcggaggagcgggggcGGTGAAGCGGAACGAGGGGCGGGGGAAGCTGCTCCCCAGGGACCGCATCGACCGCCTGCTCGACCCGGGGGCCTCCTTCCTCGAGCTCTCTCAG CTTGCAGGATCTGATGTTTACGAGGAAGCATTACCATCAGCGGGAATAATTACTGGCATAGGGCCTGTTCATGGACGACTATGTATGTTTGTGGCCAATGACCCAACTACAAAGGGGGGTACATACTATCCTATCACTGTCAAAAAGCATCTGCGGGCGCAGGAAATAGCTTCTGAATGTAAATTGCCCTGCATATATCTTGTTGACAGTGGAGGTGCTAATCTCCCCAAGCAGGCAGAAGTTTTCCCCGACCGTGATAATTTTGGTCGAATATTCTACAATCAAGCTAAGATGTCCGCAGATGGTATTCCTCAGATTGCTGTAGTTTTAGGTTCTTGTACTGCTGGCGGGGCTTATATTCCTGCAATGGCTGATGAAAGTATAATAGTTAAGGGAAATGGAACAATATTTCTAGCTGGTCCACCCCTTGTAAAG GCTGCTACAGGGGAGGAGATATCTGCTGAGGACCTTGGTGGAGCATCAGTGCATTGTAAAATATCAGGAGTCTCTGATCATTTTGCACAAG ATGAACACCATGGTCTTGCACTGGGAAGGAACGTTGTGAAGAACCTCCATTTGGCCGCtaaagaaacaagtagacacaatTCTGCTTGTGATTACCAAGAACCATTGTATGATGTACAGGAACTTCGCTCAATTGCACCAGCTGATACGAAGCAATCTTTTGACATTCGCTCAATAATAGCTCGTATAGTCGATGGAAGTGAATTTGATGAATTCAAAAAATTGTATGGAACA ACACTAGTGACTGGTTTTGCAAGGATATGCGGGCAGCCAGTTGGGATTATTGGAAACAATGGCATTTTATTTACCGAGTCGGCACTAAAGGGTACCCACTTCATTGAGTTGTGTGCTCAACGCAATATTCCTTTGATATTCCTTCAAAATATTTCTGGGTTCATG GTTGGGTCGAAATCTGAAGCAAGTGGAATTGCGAAAGCTGGAGCAAAAATGGTTATGGCAGTTTCCTGTTCAAAG GTTCCTAAAATTACCATAATTGTCGGTGGAAGTTTCGGTGCTGGGAATTATGGAATGTGTGGACGTGCATACAGCCCGAATTTTTTGTTCATGTGGCCAACTGCTAGGATATCTGTTATGGGTGGCATTCAG GCAGCTGGTGTTCTCGCCCAAATAGAGAAGAACAACAGGAAAAGGCAAGGAGTGGAG TGGACCAAGGATGACGAAGAAGCCTTCAAAGCCAAAGTCGTCGAGGCTTATGACAAAGAAGGAAGCCCGTACTACTCGACCGCTAGGCTTTGGGACGACGGGATCATAGATCCCGCCGATACCAGACGGGTCCTAAGCCTTTGCCTCTCTGCTTCGGCCAAGCCGGTTCCAGAAGACACGAAATATGGCGTGTTTCGAATGTAA